Proteins encoded in a region of the Benincasa hispida cultivar B227 chromosome 2, ASM972705v1, whole genome shotgun sequence genome:
- the LOC120071328 gene encoding peroxisomal membrane protein PEX14 isoform X1, which translates to MAATQSAPPPSDDDNPQNSAPAPVPARATIEDHGDAKAEVDKQTSPPSVFVNSEPMREDQVQNAVKFLQHPRVRGSPVVYRRSFLERKGLTKEEIDEAFRRVPDPPSNSHTATVSQDGQVNTVQPQPSTQSLQPVAAVTPPAGGESRVGTVARSRFHWSHAILAIGVLAVSGAGTVVVIKNSIIPRLKSWVRKVVLEDDDVEKKINSKPSAAEEAAAAAKAAAAAASDVAKASQEMLFSKNEEKKKFEDCFDLLVAQLGQMKLMLKAIEKLEATTYGRTTTVEQEDYRITPMSSKQPYSNGKVDPSLQSATPAKPVEPSVAPHPKSYMEIMAMVQRGEKPSNIRDIDDLPPNPNQQPSNPRLAPRAKPWEVGTQNNPGFFPQSQEDAGLNSLVQNNGVTYENDNASVPWWQKRNVNITEVENNELKVGSSNGLYAEKPVQRAWVPPQPPPVALPEAAEAIRRPKPTFQKEQFTDEPLATQPNVTDELQKATKISESGGAFDYENLGVSSSEIQVEDSGSGGQ; encoded by the exons ATGGCGGCAACTCAATCTGCTCCTCCTCCTTCGGATGATGATAACCCTCAGAATTCAG CTCCTGCTCCAGTTCCTGCACGAGCTACGATTGAGGATCATGGAGATGCGAAGGCGGAGGTTGATAAGCAAACCTCACCGCCATCGGTGTTTGTGAACTCTGAACCAATGAGAGAGGATCAAGTGCAAAATGCTGTGAAATTTCTTCAACATCCTAGAGTAAGAGGCTCTCCTGTTGTTTATAGACGATCATTTTTAGAAAGAAAGGGTCTTACAAAGGAAGAGATTGATGAGGCATTCAGGCGTGTGCCC GACCCGCCATCTAATTCTCATACTGCTACTGTGAGTCAAG ATGGACAGGTGAACACAGTTCAGCCACAGCCCTCTACGCAATCTCTTCAACCAGTTGCTGCTGTCACTCCTCCTGCTGGTGGTGAATCTCGTGTGGGGACCGTCGCACGGTCTAGATTCCATTGGTCACATGCCATTCTCGCAATAGGAGTATTGGCTGTTTCAGGTGCTGGAACAGTTGTAGTAATCAAG AATTCTATTATTCCTAGGTTGAAATCTTGGGTACGTAAAGTTGTATTGGAAGACGATGACgttgagaagaaaataaattcaaaaccAAGTGCAGCCGAGGAAGCAGCTGCCGCTGCCAAAGCTGCAGCAGCAGCAGCATCTGATGTGGCAAAGGCGAGTCAAGAGATGCTGTTTTCTAAAAATGAAG AGAAAAAGAAGTTTGAGGACTGTTTTGACTTGTTGGTTGCTCAGCTTGGGCAGATGAAGTTGATGCTGAAGGCCATTGAGAAATTGGAAG CAACCACGTACGGAAGAACTACTACCGTTGAACAAGAAGATTATCGAATTACTCCCATGAGTTCAAAG CAACCATATTCCAATGGCAAGGTGGACCCTAGCTTGCAGTCAG CTACACCTGCCAAACCTGTTGAACCCTCAGTTGCACCACATCCCAAGTCTTACATGGAG ATCATGGCCATGGTCCAGAGAGGAGAGAAGCCATCTAATATTAGA GACATAGATGATTTACCTCCCAACCCAAATCAACAGCCATCAAATCCTCGCCTAGCTCCTAGAGCCAAG CCTTGGGAGGTTGGTACGCAAAACAATCCTGGCTTTTTCCCTCAGTCTCAAGAAGATGCTGGTTTGAATTCCTTGGTACAAAACAATGGTGTGACTTACGAAAACGATAATGCTTCAGTACCTTGGTGGCAGAAGAGAAATGTTAATATTACAGAGGTCGAGAATAATGAGTTGAAGGTAGGCTCTTCCAATGGTCTCTATGCTGAGAAACCTGTTCAACGTGCATGGGTTCCTCCTCAGCCACCACCTGTTGCATTGCCAGAAGCAGCTGAAGCCATCCGAAGGCCAAAACCAACTTTCCAGAAAGAACAGTTTACTGACGAGCCGTTAGCAACACAACCAAATGTAACCGATGAGTTGCAGAAGGCCACAAAAATTTCTGAATCTGGGGGAGCATTCGATTATGAGAACTTGGGAGTGAGCTCAAGTGAGATACAAGTGGAAGATAGTGGCTCTGGAGGACAATGA
- the LOC120071328 gene encoding peroxisomal membrane protein PEX14 isoform X2, giving the protein MAATQSAPPPSDDDNPQNSAPAPVPARATIEDHGDAKAEVDKQTSPPSVFVNSEPMREDQVQNAVKFLQHPRVRGSPVVYRRSFLERKGLTKEEIDEAFRRVPDPPSNSHTATVSQDGQVNTVQPQPSTQSLQPVAAVTPPAGGESRVGTVARSRFHWSHAILAIGVLAVSGAGTVVVIKNSIIPRLKSWVRKVVLEDDDVEKKINSKPSAAEEAAAAAKAAAAAASDVAKASQEMLFSKNEEKKKFEDCFDLLVAQLGQMKLMLKAIEKLEATTYGRTTTVEQEDYRITPMSSKQPYSNGKVDPSLQSATPAKPVEPSVAPHPKSYMEIMAMVQRGEKPSNIRPWEVGTQNNPGFFPQSQEDAGLNSLVQNNGVTYENDNASVPWWQKRNVNITEVENNELKVGSSNGLYAEKPVQRAWVPPQPPPVALPEAAEAIRRPKPTFQKEQFTDEPLATQPNVTDELQKATKISESGGAFDYENLGVSSSEIQVEDSGSGGQ; this is encoded by the exons ATGGCGGCAACTCAATCTGCTCCTCCTCCTTCGGATGATGATAACCCTCAGAATTCAG CTCCTGCTCCAGTTCCTGCACGAGCTACGATTGAGGATCATGGAGATGCGAAGGCGGAGGTTGATAAGCAAACCTCACCGCCATCGGTGTTTGTGAACTCTGAACCAATGAGAGAGGATCAAGTGCAAAATGCTGTGAAATTTCTTCAACATCCTAGAGTAAGAGGCTCTCCTGTTGTTTATAGACGATCATTTTTAGAAAGAAAGGGTCTTACAAAGGAAGAGATTGATGAGGCATTCAGGCGTGTGCCC GACCCGCCATCTAATTCTCATACTGCTACTGTGAGTCAAG ATGGACAGGTGAACACAGTTCAGCCACAGCCCTCTACGCAATCTCTTCAACCAGTTGCTGCTGTCACTCCTCCTGCTGGTGGTGAATCTCGTGTGGGGACCGTCGCACGGTCTAGATTCCATTGGTCACATGCCATTCTCGCAATAGGAGTATTGGCTGTTTCAGGTGCTGGAACAGTTGTAGTAATCAAG AATTCTATTATTCCTAGGTTGAAATCTTGGGTACGTAAAGTTGTATTGGAAGACGATGACgttgagaagaaaataaattcaaaaccAAGTGCAGCCGAGGAAGCAGCTGCCGCTGCCAAAGCTGCAGCAGCAGCAGCATCTGATGTGGCAAAGGCGAGTCAAGAGATGCTGTTTTCTAAAAATGAAG AGAAAAAGAAGTTTGAGGACTGTTTTGACTTGTTGGTTGCTCAGCTTGGGCAGATGAAGTTGATGCTGAAGGCCATTGAGAAATTGGAAG CAACCACGTACGGAAGAACTACTACCGTTGAACAAGAAGATTATCGAATTACTCCCATGAGTTCAAAG CAACCATATTCCAATGGCAAGGTGGACCCTAGCTTGCAGTCAG CTACACCTGCCAAACCTGTTGAACCCTCAGTTGCACCACATCCCAAGTCTTACATGGAG ATCATGGCCATGGTCCAGAGAGGAGAGAAGCCATCTAATATTAGA CCTTGGGAGGTTGGTACGCAAAACAATCCTGGCTTTTTCCCTCAGTCTCAAGAAGATGCTGGTTTGAATTCCTTGGTACAAAACAATGGTGTGACTTACGAAAACGATAATGCTTCAGTACCTTGGTGGCAGAAGAGAAATGTTAATATTACAGAGGTCGAGAATAATGAGTTGAAGGTAGGCTCTTCCAATGGTCTCTATGCTGAGAAACCTGTTCAACGTGCATGGGTTCCTCCTCAGCCACCACCTGTTGCATTGCCAGAAGCAGCTGAAGCCATCCGAAGGCCAAAACCAACTTTCCAGAAAGAACAGTTTACTGACGAGCCGTTAGCAACACAACCAAATGTAACCGATGAGTTGCAGAAGGCCACAAAAATTTCTGAATCTGGGGGAGCATTCGATTATGAGAACTTGGGAGTGAGCTCAAGTGAGATACAAGTGGAAGATAGTGGCTCTGGAGGACAATGA
- the LOC120071955 gene encoding uncharacterized protein LOC120071955 translates to MAGPSLEAGYLRDFKKYDSPTFNESLKDPTNAELWLFIVEGIFQYMRCPEEQKLQCVAFVLIDNAKRWWRSTERMIEDGGGQATWDQFNERFYEKYFFAHVRYNKQAEFMKLKQGTMTVKEYEEEFDKLSCFAPDLVSTEAKRVERFVQGLRDGV, encoded by the coding sequence ATGGCAGGCCCTTCGTTGGAAGCTGGATACCTGCGAGATTTCAAGAAATACGATTCTCCTACGTTTAACGAATCCTTAAAAGACCCCACAAATGCAGAATTGTGGTTGTTCATTGTTGAGGGGATCTTCCAGTACATGAGGTGTCCAGAGGAGCAGAAGCTGCAGTGTGTCGCTTTCGTCCTCATCGACAATGCCAAGCGTTGGTGGCGCTCGACTGAGAGAATGATAGAAGACGGTGGAGGCCAAGCCACGTGGGATCAGTTTAATGAGCGGTTTTATGAGAAGTACTTCTTTGCTCATGTGAGGTACAACAAGCAGGCTGAGTTCATGAAGTTGAAGCAGGGAACCATGACAGTGAAAGAGTATGAAGAGGAGTTTGATAAATTGTCTTGTTTTGCCCCTGACTTGGTGTCTACCGAAGCAAAGAGGGTTGAGAGGTTTGTACAAGGACTCCGAGATGGGGTGTGA
- the LOC120072196 gene encoding 1-deoxy-D-xylulose 5-phosphate reductoisomerase, chloroplastic, with amino-acid sequence MALNVLAPPEIKALSFLDSSRSRHLTKLQGASSIKDCRTIVHKRIHCSSQPPPPPAWPGRAVTEPGYKKWEGQKPISIVGSTGSIGTQTLDIVAENPEKFRVVALAAGSNVTLLADQVKTFKPQLVAVRNESLVDELKEALADLDEKPEIIPGEQGVIEVARHPDAVTVVTGIVGCAGLKPTVAAIEAGKDIALANKETLIAGGPFVLPLAHKHNVKILPADSEHSAIFQCLQGLPEGALRRIILTASGGAFRDLPVEKLKDVKVADALKHPNWSMGKKITVDSATLFNKGLEVIEAHYLFGAEYDNIEIVIHPQSIIHSMVETQDSSVLAQLGWPDMRLPILYTITWPERLYCSEVTWPRLDFCKLGSLTFKTPDNVKYPSMDLAYAAGRAGGTMTGVLSAANEKAVEMFIEEKISYLDIFKVVELTCDKHRDELITAPSLEEIVHYDLWARDYAASLQSSSTFSPVAA; translated from the exons ATGGCGTTGAATGTTCTTGCTCCGCCTGAAATCAAGGCACTTTCCTTCCTGGACTCCTCCAGGTCAAGACACCTCACCAAGCTTCAAG GTGCATCATCCATTAAGGACTGCAGAACCATAGTTCATAAAAGAATTCACTGTTCTTCACAGCCTCCTCCTCCTCCAGCTTGGCCTGGACGAGCAGTTACGGAGCCGGGATATAAGAAATGGGAAGGCCAGAAGCCTATCTCCATAGTAGGATCCACTGGTTCCATTGGAACTCAA ACACTGGATATTGTGGCAGAGAACCCTGAGAAATTTAGAGTTGTGGCACTTGCAGCTGGCTCTAATGTAACTCTCCTTGCGGATCAG GTGAAAACATTTAAACCCCAGTTAGTTGCTGTAAGAAATGAGTCCTTAGTTGATGAGCTCAAAGAGGCTTTGGCTGATCTTGACGAGAAGCCTGAGATTATCCCTGGCGAGCAGGGAGTAATTGAG GTCGCAAGGCACCCAGACGCAGTCACTGTTGTTACAGGAATAGTAGGTTGTGCTGGACTAAAG CCTACTGTTGCTGCAATTGAAGCTGGGAAAGACATAGCCTTGGCGAATAAAGAGACTTTGATTGCTGGTGGTCCCTTTGTTCTTCCCCTTGCCCACAAGCACAATGTCAAGATCCTTCCCGCTGATTCAGAACATTCAGCAATATTCCAG TGTCTTCAGGGATTGCCCGAGGGTGCACTTCGCCGTATTATTCTGACTGCATCTGGTGGGGCTTTCAG GGACTTACCAGTTGAAAAGTTGAAGGACGTCAAAGTTGCAGATGCTTTAAAGCATCCTAACTGGAGCATGGGAAAGAAGATCACTGTCGACTCTGCCACTCTTTTCAACAAG GGTCTAGAAGTCATTGAAGCACACTATTTATTTGGAGCTGAATATGATAACATTGAAATTGTAATCCACCCGCAATCTATCATACATTCAATGGTAGAAACACAG GATTCATCTGTTTTAGCACAATTGGGCTGGCCTGATATGCGATTGCCCATCCTATACACCATAACATGGCCAGAGAGATTATACTGCTCTGAAGTAACTTGGCCTCGCCTTGATTTTTGCAA GCTAGGTTCACTCACATTCAAAACTCCAGACAATGTAAAATACCCATCCATGGATCTGGCATATGCTGCTGGACGAGCGGGTGGAACCATGACCGGAGTCTTGAGTGCAGCTAATGAGAAGGCGGTGGAAATGTTTATTGAAGAAAA GATCAGCTACTTGGATATTTTCAAGGTCGTGGAGCTAACATGTGACAAACATCGAGATGAATTGATCACGGCACCTTCCCTTGAGGAGATCGTACATTACGACCTATGGGCTAGGGATTACGCTGCAAGTTTGCAGTCATCCTCTACTTTTAGTCCTGTAGCTGCATAG
- the LOC120070794 gene encoding uncharacterized protein LOC120070794, which yields MEAEEGPAHLSLSPTFSSYSSGSCSLAEIAARVVREVGEEPFADADNYGWEAEGSVYRFRENLSSGRARESAEGVRSNDGGKNGDEDEFEFAVLREPDVSTSSAHEIFYNGQIKPVYPLFNMDLLLDNGSRVDSGLENVKKKPAVRRLPLRKLMNEERKTTPFSSSGADDLGGVPSETYCIWSPSTEKTSPGRSNKRNSTGSSNRWKFRDLLYNSRSRSEGEDELMKRKTIKKDDKLGNVSKGKEDCRSGLGVSVTSSTNSNSGFFTSFTAQNAPYGRNRTVKEAEKRRTYLPYRQHLVGCVADAKATI from the coding sequence ATGGAGGCCGAGGAAGGTCCGGCGCACCTCTCGCTGTCGCCGACTTTTAGCAGCTATTCTTCAGGTAGTTGTAGCCTTGCTGAAATTGCGGCCAGAGTTGTTCGGGAAGTTGGAGAAGAACCATTTGCAGATGCTGATAATTATGGCTGGGAGGCTGAAGGTTCGGTTTACCGATTCCGAGAAAATTTGTCCAGCGGCCGTGCGAGGGAATCAGCGGAAGGAGTTAGAAGTAATGACGGTGGTAAAAATGGCGATGAAGATGAATTCGAGTTTGCTGTCCTCAGAGAACCAGACGTGTCTACGAGCTCTGCTCATGAAATTTTTTACAATGGCCAGATCAAGCCGGTTTATCCGCTATTCAACATGGACTTACTGCTAGACAACGGTTCTCGAGTAGACAGCGGATTAGAGAATGTGAAGAAGAAGCCGGCTGTGCGTCGTTTGCCGTTGAGGAAATTGATGAACGAGGAGCGTAAAACGACGCCGTTCTCCTCATCTGGAGCGGACGATCTAGGAGGCGTTCCATCGGAAACATATTGCATTTGGTCTCCAAGCACTGAGAAAACATCGCCTGGAAGGAGTAATAAAAGAAATTCTACAGGATCGTCAAACAGGTGGAAATTTAGGGATCTTCTGTACAACAGTCGAAGTAGAAGTGAAGGAGAGGATGAACTCATGAAGAGGAAGACTATTAAGAAGGACGATAAACTTGGAAATGTATCGAAAGGAAAGGAAGATTGTAGATCTGGCTTAGGCGTAAGCGTAACATCGTCTACTAATTCCAATTCTGGTTTCTTCACATCCTTCACTGCACAGAACGCTCCGTATGGGAGGAACAGAACGGTGAAAGAAGCGGAAAAAAGAAGAACCTACTTGCCATACAGACAACATCTGGTGGGATGTGTGGCTGATGCGAAAGCAACGATCTAG